GGCCTGCGCCACTACCTGAAAACCTACGTGCAGCCCACCTTTATCATGCTGCCCTTCAACCTCATCACCGACGCTTCGCGCACGCTGGCGCTGGCCGTGCGGCTGTTTGGCAACATCATGAGCGGGGGCCTGATTGTGGCCATTCTATTGAGCATCGCGCCCCTGTTTTTCCCGGTGCTCATGAGTTTGCTGGGGCTGCTCACGGGCATGGTGCAGGCGTACATTTTCGCCATTCTGGCCACGGTTTATATCGCGGCGGCCGTCACTAAAACTCCCGCCGACCAGCCGGCGCCGACGGCTGAGTAGCAGTCGGTACCAATCGCCCTGCGCGTTCACCTCACCCCCTAGCCCCCTCTCCTGCGGAGAGGGGGGACTAGTTTTAGTTTTTAGCTCTAGGCTAGCTTTTTTAGAGCTAGTTCCCCCTCTCCGCAGGAGAGGGGGCTAGGGGGTGAGGTGAACCCGAAGGGCGACTACTAAAGCATTTTCACACAAGCACTTACACACCAAAATTCCATGGACAGCATCACCACTATTGCCATGATTTCCATCATCATGGCGGGCTTCACTACCTCCATTGGCATCATAACGCCGGCCCTGAGCGAGGGCAAGGCCGTGGCGGCGGCCATGAGTGCGCTGGCCCAGCAGCCCGATGCCTCCTCCACCATTACGCGCACCTTGTTCGTGGGCCTGGCCATGATTGAATCGACCGCCATTTACTGCTTCGTGGTGTCGATGATTCTCATTTTCGCCAACCCGTTCTGGAACCACGTCATCGCCGCCCATAAATAACAGCGACGGTCATGAAAATTAACTGGTTCACGGTCATTGCGCAGCTCCTCAATTTCGCCCTGCTGGTGTGGTTGATGCGGCGCTTTTTGTACGCCCCCATCCTGGCCGCGATGGACCAGCGCGAGAAGAAGATTTCGGCGCAGCTCAAAGCTGCCAAAACTCAGAAAGACGAGGCCAAAACCGCCCACGACGAGCTAACGCAGAAAACCGCAGCCTTCGACGCGCAAAAGCAGGCCCTGCTGACGACCGCCACGAACGATGCCGAGGCCCAGCGCCAGAAGCTGCTGGCCGCCGGCCGGCAGGAGGCCGATGACCAGCGCGCCAAGCAGCAAAAAGCCTTGCAGGAAAGCCAGGCTACCCAGCAAGCCGACCTGGCCCGCCAAACCCGGCAAACCGTTTTTGCGGTGGCCAAAAAAGCCCTGGCCGACTTGGCCTCGGCGAGCCTGGAAGCCCAGGCCGTGGACGTATTCGTGCAGCGCCTGCATGAGCTGAGCGACGATGATAAGAAGCCCCTGGTCGCCGCGTTCCAAGCCAACAAAAAGCCGATGCAGGTGCAGAGCGCCTCCGCCCTCACCCCGAAACAGCAGGCGACCATTAAAACAACGCTGGTGGCCCTGCTGGGGGCGGCCCCGGACCTGGAGTTTACGGCCAACCCGGCCCTAATCAGCGGTATCAGCCTGAGCGCCAACGGTTTTAGGTTGGCCTGGGACGTGGCCGACTACCTGGTGGCGCTGGAAAAAGCCACACCAGCCCCCAAGGCAACTCCCGACCCAACTCCCGCGCCGGCCCCCGACCCAGCCGCCAAATCGGCTCCCGACCCAGCCCCCGCGCCGACTCCCGACCCTACCCCTGCCCCGCACCCTAAAGCCAAGCCCCATGTCGTTAAGTAAGCTACCCGAGGCTTTAAGCGACGTTTTTGCCGAGCTGGTGCGGGCCAGCGAGGCGTTTGTGCCCGCGCTGGTGCCCCGCGAGCTGGGCACGGTTATCAGCGTGTCGGCGGGGGTGGTGCGGGTGGCGGGGCTGCCGGGGGCGGGCTTTGAGGAACTGCTGACGTTTCCCAGCGGCCTGTTTGGCATTGCCTACAACCTGGATGCCGACGAAATCGGGGTTATCCTGCTGGGCGAGGATTCGCGGGTGAGCGTGGGCGACGAGGTGGAGCGCACGGGCCGGGTCATGGACGTGCCGGTGGGCGATGCGCTGCTCGGCCGGGTTATCAACCCGCTGGGCGAGCCGCTGGATGAGCGGCCGCCCATCCGCACCGCCACGCGCCTGCCCATCGAGCGGCCGGCCGCGGCCATTATGGACCGGGCCGCGGTTGCCACGCCGCTGCAAACCGGCCTCAAGGTGCTCGATGCCCTCATTCCCATCGGGCGGGGCCAGCGCGAGCTGATTCTGGGCGACCGGCAGACCGGCAAAACCGCCATTGCCCTCGATGCCATTCTTAATCAGCAGGGCAAGAACGTGTTGTGCGTGTACTGTGCCATCGGGCAGCGGGCCTCGGCGGTGGCGAAGCTGATTGCCAACCTCAAGCAGCACCAGGCAATGGCCTACACTGTGGTGCTGGTGGCGGAAGGCAACGACGCGCCGGGCCTCGAATACATCGCGCCCTACGCGGCTACCAGCGTGGCCGAGCACTTTATGGAGCAGGGCCGCGATGTGCTCATCATTTATGATGACCTCACCCACCACGCCCGCGCCTACCGCGAGCTGTCGCTGCTGCTGCGGCGGCCGCCGGGTCGGGAGGCGTTTCCGGGCGATATTTTCTACATTCATTCGCGCCTGCTGGAGCGGGCCACGCACCTGAGCCCGGCGCTGGGCGGCGGCTCGCTCACGGCCCTACCCGTCATCGAAACCGAAGCCCAGAACATCTCGGCCTACATTCCGACCAACCTCATCTCCATCACCGACGGGCAGATATACCTCTCGCCCAAGCTCTTTGAGGCGGGCATTCTGCCGGCCGTCGATGTGGGCAAATCTGTGTCGCGGGTGGGCGGCGTGGCCCAGCTGCCCGCCTACCGCGCCGCCACTGGCTCGCTCAAGCTGGACTACGCGCAGTTTGAGGAGCTGGAAAACTACGCCCGCTTCGGCACCCGGCTCGATGCGCACACGCAAACCGTTATTGAGCACGGCCAGCGTATTCGGCAGTGGCTCAAGCAGTCGGAGCTGCACCCGCTGGCGGTAACCGAGCAGCTGGTGGTGCTGCTGGCCCTCACCAGTGGCTATTTTGACCAGGTGCCCCTGGCGAAAATGCCCGAAGCTCAGGCCCAGCTCATCAAAAGCAGCCAGGCCCTCCCCCCCGACCTTCTCAAGCGCCTGGCCTCCGAAAAGCCCCTGCTCCCGGCCGACCATGACGCCCTGCTGGCCCACGCCAAAACGGTGCTGGCGCCTTTTCAACCCCCGGCCCCGGCGGCTCCCACGCCTGATAAGTAGTCTGCCGAAATTAGGCAAACTATTAGAACGTCATGCTCATCTGGCGTCCGCTTGTCAAAGCATCTCTACCGCTTCGTTGAACGGCGCGGGTGAAGCGGTAGAGATGCTTCGACAAGCGGACGCCAGATGAGCATGACGGCCTTTTTGCAAAATCAATTGCGCTGAACCACCTATGGAAACGCTGCAACAACTGACCCGCAAAATGGCGGGTGCCAAGGATATTAAATCCGTGGTGCGGGCCATGAAGGCGATGGCGGCGGCCAACATCAGCCAGTATGAATTGGCAGTAAGTTCCCTCGGGGAGTATTACCAGACCGTGGCATTGGGCCTGGTGGCCTACTTCGCCTCGGAGCCCCGCGAGCCGGAAGCCCCGAAGCCGGCCCCTCCAAAAGCGCCGCCGCCCCGCATTTGCGCCCTGGTTTTTGGGTCCGACCAAGGCCTGGTGGGTTCCTTCAACAGCGCGCTGGCCAACTTCGTGGGCCAGGCCCTGCGCGCCCTACCCGGCCCGCAGGAAGTATGGGGCGTGGGCGAGCGAGTGCAGCTGCTGCTAGCCGACAAGGGCCTGGTAATCACCTTCAAATTTGCCGTACCAGGCTCGATTAAGACCATTACGCCGCTGGTGGGCAAGCTCCTGCTTCAGGCCCAGCAAAACCTGGCCAAAGGCGAGCTGACGGAGTTCTACGTCTTTCATAATCAGCCCACTGGCGCCGCTGGCTACCAGCCTGTGCAGCAGCGCCTGCTGCCGCTGGATGCCACGTGGCGGGCCGACATCGCGCAGCTCACCTGGCCCACCAAGCTAGTGCCCCAGGTGGCGGGCGGCCGCCCACCCACGCTGGCGGCCTTGCTGCACGAGCTGCTGTTTGTATCCCTGTTCAAGGCCTGCGCCGAATCGTTGGCCAGCGAGAATGCCAGCCGCTTGCAAGCCATGCAGCGGGCCGAAAAAAACATCAACTCCCTGCTCGATGATATGTCGCACCAATATTACCGCCAGCGGCAGAGCGCCATTGACGAAGAGCTTTTTGATGTGGTTTCGGGGTTTGAGGCTTTGAAAAAGGACAAGGGCCGCGAGGGGTAGTAGGGCGGGCGGAGGGCGATTAGCTGCCAATTGTCACCCCCAAGGCTGATTTTCGTCAGGCTAGCCGCGCCGGCCGGGGCGTAATCTTGCCCCGCTCTACCCGCCGGCTCTCGTGGTGGCTCTCCGGCGGCGGTCGCAAACCAAAATCAGGCAATCCTACCCCTCCTTATGCAAATAAGCCCTTTGGCCGGCAAGCCGGCCCCGCCCGATATCCTGGTCAATGTGCCCCGGCTCGTCTCGGCTTATTACACCGATAAGCCCGACCCGGCGGTGCCGGCCCAGCGGGTGGCGTTTGGCACGTCCGGGCACCGCGGCTCCTCCTTTACCCGGTCCTTCAACGAAGACCATATCCTGGCCATCACCCAGAGCATTTGCCTCTACCGGAAAGCCCATCAGATTGACGGCCCGCTGTTTATGGGCCTGGATACCCACGCGCTTTCGGTGCCGGCCCTGAGCACGGCTCTCGAAGTGCTGGCCGCCAATGGGGTAACCGTGATGCTGGCCACCGACGACGAGTACACGCCCACGCCGGTTATTTCGCACGCCATCGTGGGCTACAACCAGGGTAGGAAACACGGCTGGGCCGACGGCATCGTGATTACGCCCTCGCACAACCCGCCCCACGACGGCGGCTTCAAGTACAACCCGCCCCAGGGCGGCGGGGCCGCCACGGCCGTAACGGAGTGGATTCAAAACAAATCTAACGAGCTGCTGAGCAATAACTTAAAAGGAGTAAAGCGTATGTTGCTGGAAAAAGCCCGGCGGGCCGCTACTACGCAGACGCACGACTACCTCCACACCTATATTGCCGACCTGGGCAGCGTGCTCGACATGGACGTTATCCGGGGGGGTAGCCTGCACCTGGGCGTGGACCCGCTGGGCGGGGCCGGGGTGCATTACTGGGGCGCTATTGCGGCGCACTACCGGCTCAACCTCACGGTGGTTAACCAGACCGTGGACCCCACTTTCCGCTTCATGACCGTGGACTGGGACGGGCAGATTCGCATGGACCCGTCCTCGCCCTACGCCATGCAGAGCCTGATTAAGCTCAAAGACAAGTTTGACATCGCCTTTGCCTGCGACACCGACCACGACCGGCACGGCATCGTGACGCGCAGCCACGGCCTGCTACCCCCTAATCATTACCTTACCGTGTGCGTCGACTATCTGTTTCGGCACCGGCCCGACTGGGGCGGCGGGGCGGCCGTGGGCAAGTCGGTGGTGACCAGTCAGCTGCTCGAACGGGCGGCCACCCGGCTGGGCCGCCGGGTGTTTGAAACGCCCGTCGGCTTCAAGTGGTTTGCGGCGGGCCTGCTTGATGGCTCCCTGGGATTCGCGGCCGAGGAAAGCGCCGGGGCCGCGTTTTCGCGGCTTAATGGCCAGGTCTGGACTACCGATAAAGATGGCTTCATCCCGGCCCTGCTGTCGGCCGAAATGACGGCGCGCCTGGGCCACGACCCCGGCGAGCTGTACCAGGCCATCACCCACGAGCTGGGTGACCCGGTAACCAAGCTGGCGGAGGCCCCGGCCACGCCGGCCCAGCAGCAAAAGCTCGCGGCCCTCACGGCCAAGCAGGTGACCAGCACCGAGCTGGCCGGCGAGAAGATAACCGCCATCCTGACCCAGGCCCCCGGCAACCACGCACCCATCGGGGGCCTGAAAGTAACGACGCAGAACGGGTGGTTTGCCGCCCGCCCCTCGGGCACGGAGGCTATTTATAAGATTTACGGTGAGAGCTTTCTGGGCACCGAGCACCTTACTGAGATTATGACGCAGGCCCAGGAAATGGTGGATACCGCCTTGGCGAAATCCTGATTAAGTAGTGATAACTAACGGCGCTGGCGGGCGCTTCACTCCCCACTCCCCCATGACTCCCAACACCCCAACTTTCACCCGCAGCCACGGCTTCCTGCCCACCGAGCTACCCGGCCTTGACACCCTGACCGAGCTGGCCCTCGACCTGCGCTGGTCGTGGAACCACGCGGCCGATACGCTCTGGCAGCAGCTCGACGCCGAGTTGTGGGAGCGCACCCACAACCCCTGGGTGGTGCTGCAAACCGCCTCGCGCGAAGTGCTGGAACAGCGCCTCGCCGACCCGGCCTTCCAAGGCCAGATGGCGGCGCTGGCGGCGCAAAAGCAGCAAGCCACCGACCGCCCCAAGTGGTTTCAGGAGGAGCACCCGAACTCGCCCCTGACCTGCGTGGCCTATTTCAGCATGGAGTATATGCTGAGCGAGGCGCTGCCCATTTACGTGGGCGGGCTGGGCAACGTGGCCGGCGACCAGCTAAAAACGGCCAGCGACCTGGGCGTGCCCGTGGTGGCGGTGGGGCTGCTGTATCAGCAGGGCTACTTCCGACAGGAAATCGACCGCCAGGGGATGCAGCAGGCGCTGTTTCCATACAACGACCCCGGCCAGCTGCCCATTACCCCGCTGCGCCTGCCCAACGGCGAGTGGCTGCGGCTGAAGATTACCCTGTCGGGCTTTCCGGTGTGGCTGCGCATCTGGCAGGCGCAGGTGGGCGACGTGATGCTGTATTTGCTCGATAGCAACGACCCGGCCAACCTGCCGCAGCACCGGGGCGTCACGACCGAGCTGTACGGCGGGGGTATGGAGCAGCGCATTCAGCAGGAAATTATCCTCGGCATCGGCGGTTGGCGGGTATTGCAGGCCCTAGGCATCCGGCCCGACGTGTGCCACCTCAACGAGGGCCACGCGGCCTTCGTGGTGCTAGAGCGGGCGAAAACCCTGATGCGGGAAATCGGCCTCGACTTTGCAGCGGCGCTGGCCGTGACGCGCCCCGGCAACCACTTCACCACCCATACGGCCGTGGCGGCGGGGTTCGACCACTTCAGTCCGGCCCTGATGAACCAGTTTTTGGGCGACTACGCCCGGCAGGAGTTGGGCATCGACCTGGATACCCTGCTGGCGCTGGGCCGCCAGCGCCCCACCGATTCCTCGGAGAGCTTCAACATGGCCTTTCTGGCCATTCGGGGCTGCGGGGGCATCAATGGGGTGAGCAGGCTGCACGGGCAGGTGAGCCGGCAGCTGTTCAGCGGGCTGTTTCCGCGCTGGCCCGTTGAGGAGGTGCCGATTGGCTACGTTACCAACGGCGTGCACATGCCCAGCTGGGACGCCGAAGCCGCCGATGCCATCTGGACCACCGCCTGCGGCAAAGACCGGTGGCGCGGCGACCTGGCCGCGCTGGCCCAGCACATCAGCCAGGTGCCCGACGCCGACTTGTGGCAACTGGCGACCAGCTGCCGCCAGGCGCTGGTGGCCTATACCCGCGAGCGGCTGGCCCGGCAGTTCACCGTAGCGGGCTACCCATCGGAGTTGGTTACTATCGCCGGTAAGGTATTCGACGACAATACGTTGCTGCTGGGCTTTGCCCGCCGCTTCGTGGACTACAAGCGGCCCGACCTGCTGCTGCACGACCCCGAGCGGTTCGTCCGCCTGCTCACCAACCGCGAGCAGCCCGTGCAGTTGGTGCTGGCCGGCAAGGCCCCGCCCTTCGACGAGGGAAGTAAGGTGCTGATTCAGCGGTGGATACAGTTTATTGACCAGCACCAGCTGCATCAGCACGTAGTTTTTCTGAGTGATTATGACATGCTCATGGCCGAGCACCTCGTGCAGGGCGTGGATGTGTGGCTGAACACGCCCCGCCGGCCTTGGGAAGCCAGCGGCACCAGTGGCATGAAGGTGCTCGTGAATGGCGGCCTCAACCTCTCGGAGCTGGACGGCTGGTGGGCCGAAGCCTACACCCCCGCAGTGGGCTGGGCCATCGGCGACGGCCAGGAGCACGGCGACGACCCCGCCTGGGATGCCGCCGAGGCCGATGCGCTCTACACCCTGCTCGAAACCCAGGTGGTGCCCGAGTTCTACGCCCGCGACGCGCACGGCATCTCCGCCCGCTGGGTCGAGCGGATGCGCCAAAGTATGGCCACCCTCACCCCGCAGTTCTCCGCCAATCGCACCGTGCGCGAGTACACGGAAAGCTACTATCTGCCCGCCGCCACCCGCTACGCCCAACTCGCCACCAACAAAGGCGCGGCCGGGGCGGCCATCGTGCAGCAGCGCCAGCAAATTGCTAGTGAGTGGGATAAGCTGGAATTTGGCCAGGTGCAAACGGATACCGTCGCTGGCGGCTACCGGCTTCAGGTGCCGGTTCGGCTCGGCGCGCTCACCCCCGACCAAGTGCTGGTCGAGCTGTACGCGACGGGCCTCAATGGGGCCGCGCCCCAGCGCATCCCACTAAAACCGGACGCGGCCCCCGATGCCGATGGCCACTACCCCTACCAGGCCCTGGTCACCACCACCCGCCCCGCCAGCGATTTCACGGCCCGCATCCTGCCTGCCTATGAGGGCATCTCGGTGCCTTTGGAGGACCAGCACATTCACTGGCAGCACTGAGCCGATTCGGCCCGCGTCATTTTACTTCCCTTTAGCCATTGATTTTTTCACGGGCAGCTCCGCTGCGCCCATTTTCAACTTCCTCATGCAAGCCCCAACTCATCCTGCCGTGCCAGCCACTGCCGGCCAAACTCCTAAACAACTAAAGCTTAAAGGACTGGCCATAAGCGCTACGGCGTTGGGAGCCCTTGCGGTCGGGGCCCTGGCCATCGGCGCGCTGGCCGTGGGCACCCTCGCCATCGGACAGCTGCACCTGAACCGGGGTGCCATCCGCAAGCTGCGCATTGGCCGGCTGGAAGTAGATGAATTAATCGTGCACCAGCAGCGGCCCCCTACGCGGGGGTAGGCTCCCGCTCCTCCAGCTCGGTGCGCCCACCCCTGCCTAGTTGAGCCGCGCCGTCAAGGGCGATTTGTAGGACTTGAGCTGGGGAGGAAGTTATAAACAACGTCATGCTCATCTGATGGTCAGGCAGTAACGTGGTAGCTTGGCAGTTGCCGAGCAAACCCTCCCAGGGCTATTTTAAGCCGCTTGGTAACACCCCCTGAAGCGCCTGTAGATGACCGCCGAGCCCGTGCGTTGGCGCGGCAGCCAGGGCGAAGCCGGCCGCCTCATTTCGACTACGAAATTCCTCGTTTAGCCTACAAGCACCGCCTGGCAGCCGGCGAGCTTTGCAGGGTCATTCACCTAAACGAAAAAACATGGTACAGCAACAGGAACCGCTGCCCGGCAGCGCCGCACCCACTACCGGCACGGCGGGTAGGATTTGGTTTATCACGGGGGCCTCGCGTGGCTTCGGCCGCCTGTGGACCGAGGCCGCCCTGCGGCGGGGCGACCGGGTAGTTGCCACGGCCCGCACGCTGGCCAGCCTGGCCGACCTCCCGCAGACCTACGGGGCCAACGTGCTACCGCTGGAGCTGGACGTGACCAACCCGGAGCAGGTAAAAGCGGTCGTGGCGCAGGCGCACGCGCACTTCGGACGGCTCGACATTGTGCTCAATAATGCCGGCTATAGCTTGGTGGGCACCATTGAGGAGGTCAGCGCGGCGGACTTAAAGGCCCTCTATGACACGAACATCTTCGGGGCGCTGGCCATCATTCAGGCCGCCTTGCCGCTGCTGCGCGCGCAAGGCAGCGGGCACATTATTGGCGTTTCGAGCAGCCTCGGGCTGGTGACCATGCCGCTGATTGGCTCGTACTGCTCGTCCAAGTGGGCCTTTGAGGCCCTGCACGAAAGCTTAGCGACCGAAATTAAGCCCTTTGGCTTGCACGTCACGCTGGTCGAGCCGGGCGCCTACGCCACCGATTTCGGCAGCCCGCAATCCCTGAAATTTGCCCCCGGCCTGGACCTCTACGCCCCCTTGCGGAGTAGTATGCTGGAGCGGATGCGGGGTTCCAAAAGGGGCGACCCGCAGGCAACCCCTGCCGCCTTGTTCGCCCTTGTGGATGCCCCTACCCCGCCGCTGCGCCTATTCCTGGGCAGCCAGTCGCTGCCCCACACGCGCACCGTCTACGCCGAGCGCCTCGCCACCTGGGAAGCCTGGGCCCCCGTGTCGGATGCGGCGCAGGGCCAGCCCAGCTAGCGGAGCCAGCGTGCGGAGCTGGCCGCTACCGCAGCGCCCTGGCCTGCGGGCTTGCATGTTAGCGTACTTATTTTTACCTGGTAAAGCAGCCCGCGGCGACGAGACTCGTCGCCGCGGGCTGCCGAAGGCCCCGCGATGAAAAACCCAGCCAATAGCGTACATAAGTTCGACTCCATCACGGAAGCGCACCGGGCCTTTGGCCTGCCGAAGCCCCTGCATCCGCTCATCAGTCTGGTAGATACCACCGCTACCCCGGTGGAGGTAGGGTCATCATCCGGCTCTCACCTGCTGAGCTTCTACAAAATAGCGTACAAAACGGGGGGTAGCGGTACCATCAAATACGGCCAGGGCTACTACGATTTTACGGAAGGCAGCCTGCTCTGCGCGGCTCCCAACCAGCTTCTGGGCAGCTACGAGGAAGCTGGTACGCAGGCGGGCTATATCTTGCTCATCCACCCCGACCTGCTATTGGGTTACCCACTGGCCCAAAAAATCAAGCACTATAATTTCTTTTCGTATGCGGCCAACGAAGCCCTGCACTTATCTGATAGGGAAAAGACCACCGTTTTCGCGCTCTTCCACAGCCTGGAGAACGAGCTGCACGACCGCATCGATGACTTCAGCCAGGATGTACTGATTGCGCAGTTGGAATTGCTGTTGAGCTACACCCAGCGCTTTTACACGCGGCAGTTTATCACCCGCCGCACGGTGAATCGGGGGCTGCTAGCGCGGGTAGATGCGGTGCTCAGCGAGTATTTCGGCGGGCACCAGGGGCTCCGCCAGGGCCTGCCCACCGTGCAGTACCTGGCGGCGCAGGTGCAGTTGACCCCCAGCTACCTGAGTGATATGCTCCGCTCGCTCACCGGGCTGAGCGCCCAACAGCACATTCACCACAAGCTGATTGAGCAGGCGAAAGAGCGACTTTCGCTGACCGAACTCTCCATCAGTGAGATTGCGTATGAGCTGGGCTTCGAGCATTCTCAATCGTTCAGTAAGTTGTTCAAAACAAAAACGAGCACTTCCCCCCTGGCCTTTCGCCAGTCATTCGCAGCCAAGTCCTAGCGGAGTTCTCGTTACCTCGGGGTAAAAAAGCAAGCTAAGCCCCGGCTGGCTGCTGACTACCGCCCGCCGGGACGCCCAAGTGCAGGAGGTAGTGGTAACTAGTGGCGTGGCCGACGCCGAGGAGCTGGCCAATTTCAGCCACAATTTTGTCCTGCCGTAGGTAGCGGATTTTAGCAGCCTGGGCTTTGGAGAGAGGGCTTCTTCCGAGAAACCTTTGGGCCGCCCGCCCTCCTGGCCACGGGCCCGCGCTACTAGTAATCCGGCCTGGGTCAGTTCACAGATAATGCCGCGCTCAAATTCATATAGTTGAGCACTACTCCAACGCCAGCTCCCCTTGGACGGGAATGCAAGTGAGTTCAACTAGAAGCCAGTAAGCGCAGGCTGCGCGATGGTATTTGGAACATTTTGCGTTCCATCAACGGTCGGTCATAAGGCATTAAAGGCCACAGTCTCAAAGGCTACTTCCCAAGCATTAAAGTACCCCGCTTTATCTTTATGATAAGAACTCAAGTTCCTATAAGCTAGATTCTTAATCATAAAAAACTACTAAAAAGGGTGGTCGGGGACTCTGGCCATTGGCGCGGGGGTAGGGAGAGATGGGATGCGGGTTAGCGAAAAGCCAACTACCGCCTTATAGCAAATAGAAGCCTTCGGGCGCGAGCGGCGCGGGCACGGCGCTTTCGTGCAGCAGCTGGCGCAGGTTGATTTCCACGGTGCGGGCCAGGGCCGTGACCGGCGTATCGGTGGGCTGGTTGCTGAAGGGGTCTTGCAGGTAGCGGGCGGTGCGCTCGAGCAGGAAGAAGGTGGAGGCGGTGGTGAGCAGCACCGGAATTTCCCAGAGCCCGATGGCCTGCACCAGCCCCAGCGAAAGCGTAAATAGAAAGAGGTAGATGAAAAAATGCACCAGCCGCCGGTAGCTGGCCGGAAACACCGTGCTCTTGAGGCGCTCGGCCTGGCCCAGCGCATCGCAGAGGCGCCCCAGCGTGGCATCCAGCTGCACTTGCTGGTAGGCGTTTAGGGCCCCTTGCTCAAACAGCTTTTTGAGCTGCGCCGTGTGCAGGGCCAGCAGCGCCAGGGGCTTGTTATCCTGCTTATGGGTGTACGCCAGCTCGTCGGGGGGTAGGAACTTGGTGAGGGTGGCGGTGGTGTCGAGGCCGCGCAGGGTTTCGCCAAGGCAGTAGCACCAGGCTATCTGGCGGTGGGCCAGGGCGCGCAGCGGCCACGGGGCGGCGGCCAGCACGGCATCGGGCACAAAGCCGCCGGCCTGCAGCACCAGCGCGCGCGAGTCGTTGACGATGGCGCCCCACACCTTGCGGGCCTCCCACCAGCGCTCATACGACTGGTTGGTTTTGAAGGCCAGCAGCAGCGAAATCAGGCTGCCCAGAATGGTGGGCAGCTGCAGCGGCACGGGCGGCAGGAAGGCCCCAATCGAGAGCTTGAGCAGGTGGAAGAAGCTGGAAATCAGCAGCACCCGCACCAGGTCGGGGCGGATGCCCCGAAAGAGGTAGGCAGCCGGGAGCTTGGTATCGAGCAGCATAGCGGGTACGAAAAGAGCAGGGCCGGCCTACGGGGCCAGCAGCATCTGGCGGGCCGCCGCTTCCGAGCTGAAGCCCACGAGCTGGCCGTCGCCGTCTATGCGCGCCAGCACCAGCGCGGTGGCGAGGTGCCCAAAAAAGTCTTCGGCAAACACCACGGCGTGGCGCAGCAGGCCTGCCGCGTGGGCGCGCGGGTACCAGTCGGTGGCCATCCAGGTGGCCAGCTCGTCCCACATCAGGTGCGAAGCGCGGCGGTCGTCGAGCAGGCGGTGGCAGTGCTGGACTGGTAGCACAGTCAGTATCTGCTCGTAGCCGGCCTGGGTCGAAGCCAG
The genomic region above belongs to Hymenobacter psoromatis and contains:
- a CDS encoding SDR family NAD(P)-dependent oxidoreductase — its product is MVQQQEPLPGSAAPTTGTAGRIWFITGASRGFGRLWTEAALRRGDRVVATARTLASLADLPQTYGANVLPLELDVTNPEQVKAVVAQAHAHFGRLDIVLNNAGYSLVGTIEEVSAADLKALYDTNIFGALAIIQAALPLLRAQGSGHIIGVSSSLGLVTMPLIGSYCSSKWAFEALHESLATEIKPFGLHVTLVEPGAYATDFGSPQSLKFAPGLDLYAPLRSSMLERMRGSKRGDPQATPAALFALVDAPTPPLRLFLGSQSLPHTRTVYAERLATWEAWAPVSDAAQGQPS
- the glgP gene encoding alpha-glucan family phosphorylase yields the protein MTPNTPTFTRSHGFLPTELPGLDTLTELALDLRWSWNHAADTLWQQLDAELWERTHNPWVVLQTASREVLEQRLADPAFQGQMAALAAQKQQATDRPKWFQEEHPNSPLTCVAYFSMEYMLSEALPIYVGGLGNVAGDQLKTASDLGVPVVAVGLLYQQGYFRQEIDRQGMQQALFPYNDPGQLPITPLRLPNGEWLRLKITLSGFPVWLRIWQAQVGDVMLYLLDSNDPANLPQHRGVTTELYGGGMEQRIQQEIILGIGGWRVLQALGIRPDVCHLNEGHAAFVVLERAKTLMREIGLDFAAALAVTRPGNHFTTHTAVAAGFDHFSPALMNQFLGDYARQELGIDLDTLLALGRQRPTDSSESFNMAFLAIRGCGGINGVSRLHGQVSRQLFSGLFPRWPVEEVPIGYVTNGVHMPSWDAEAADAIWTTACGKDRWRGDLAALAQHISQVPDADLWQLATSCRQALVAYTRERLARQFTVAGYPSELVTIAGKVFDDNTLLLGFARRFVDYKRPDLLLHDPERFVRLLTNREQPVQLVLAGKAPPFDEGSKVLIQRWIQFIDQHQLHQHVVFLSDYDMLMAEHLVQGVDVWLNTPRRPWEASGTSGMKVLVNGGLNLSELDGWWAEAYTPAVGWAIGDGQEHGDDPAWDAAEADALYTLLETQVVPEFYARDAHGISARWVERMRQSMATLTPQFSANRTVREYTESYYLPAATRYAQLATNKGAAGAAIVQQRQQIASEWDKLEFGQVQTDTVAGGYRLQVPVRLGALTPDQVLVELYATGLNGAAPQRIPLKPDAAPDADGHYPYQALVTTTRPASDFTARILPAYEGISVPLEDQHIHWQH
- a CDS encoding helix-turn-helix domain-containing protein gives rise to the protein MKNPANSVHKFDSITEAHRAFGLPKPLHPLISLVDTTATPVEVGSSSGSHLLSFYKIAYKTGGSGTIKYGQGYYDFTEGSLLCAAPNQLLGSYEEAGTQAGYILLIHPDLLLGYPLAQKIKHYNFFSYAANEALHLSDREKTTVFALFHSLENELHDRIDDFSQDVLIAQLELLLSYTQRFYTRQFITRRTVNRGLLARVDAVLSEYFGGHQGLRQGLPTVQYLAAQVQLTPSYLSDMLRSLTGLSAQQHIHHKLIEQAKERLSLTELSISEIAYELGFEHSQSFSKLFKTKTSTSPLAFRQSFAAKS
- a CDS encoding bestrophin family protein; this encodes MLLDTKLPAAYLFRGIRPDLVRVLLISSFFHLLKLSIGAFLPPVPLQLPTILGSLISLLLAFKTNQSYERWWEARKVWGAIVNDSRALVLQAGGFVPDAVLAAAPWPLRALAHRQIAWCYCLGETLRGLDTTATLTKFLPPDELAYTHKQDNKPLALLALHTAQLKKLFEQGALNAYQQVQLDATLGRLCDALGQAERLKSTVFPASYRRLVHFFIYLFLFTLSLGLVQAIGLWEIPVLLTTASTFFLLERTARYLQDPFSNQPTDTPVTALARTVEINLRQLLHESAVPAPLAPEGFYLL